In Acidimicrobiales bacterium, the DNA window CAGAGGCCTATGACGTCGGCGCCGTCGAGAAGAAGTGGCAGGAGCGCTGGGCCGACGACGGCACCTACGAGGTCAATGCCGATGACCCCCGCCCCGCTGAGTATGTGCTGTGCATGTACCCCTACCCGAGCGGGCCCGCGCACCAGGGGCACATTCGCAACTACACCTTCGGCGACCTCGTCGTGCGTTACCACACGATGCTCGGGCGGGCGGTCCTGTCGCCGATCGGCTTCGACTCCTTCGGTCTGCCGGCCGAGAACGCGGCAATCCGGACGGGGGTGCACCCCCGGGTCTTCACCGAGGCCCGGATCGACGAGCTCAAGGCGAGCCTCAAGGCGCTCGGGGCCGTCTACGACTGGCGTCGGGAGCTGCGCAGTCACGACCCCGAGTACATCCGTTGGAACCAGGTCATCTTCAAGCGCTTCCTCGAGTCGGGCCTCGCCTATCGGGACCGGGCGCCGGTCAACTGGTGCCCCGGATGTCAGACCGTCCTAGCCAACGAGCAGGTGCTCCCTGACGGCACCTGTGAGCGCTCGGGGGACGTGGTCGTCAAGCGCGAGCTGGAGCAGTGGTTCTTCCGCATCACGGCGTACGCTCAAGAGCTGCTGGACGCCCTCGACGACCTCGACTGGCCGGAGCGGGTGAAGGTGATGCAGCGCAACTGGATCGGGCGATCCGAGGGCGCCGAGTTCGACCTGCCGGTCGAGGGTCGTTCGGACCTGTCGGTTCGGGTCTTCACCACACGGCCCGATACGAGCTTCGGCATGACCTATGCGGTGCTGGCGCCGGAGCATCCACTCGTCGACGAGCTGACGGTCGCGGCGCAACGGCCCGCCGTGGACGAGCTGCTGGAGAGGGTGGCCCACAGCACCGAGATCGAGCGGCAGTCGACCGAGGGTGGGCTGGAGAAGCGCGGCGTGTTCACCGGCAGCAGCGTCATCAATCCCTTCACCGGTGAGCCGGTGCCCGTCTATCTGGCTGACTACGTGCTGGCGAGCTACGGCACCGGTGCGATCATGGCCGTTCCTGGTGAGGACCAGCGCGACTGGGAGTTCGCCCAGACCTACGGCCTGCCCATCGTGCGCACCGTGGCGCCCCCCGAGGGGTGGGAGGGAGAGGCGTACACCGGCGATGGGATCACGATCAACAGCGCCTGGCTGGACGGCCTGGGTGTCGACGAGGCGATCGGGGCTGCCATCGAGTGGCTGGAGGCAGAGGGGATCGGCGCGAGGACGATCAACTTTCGCCTGCGCGACTGGTTGGTGAGCCGGCAGCGGTACTGGGGCTGCCCGATCCCGATCATCTACTGCGAGTCGTGCGGCATGGTGGCGGTTCCCGACGACCAGCTGCCCGTGCTCGCCCCGGACGACGTCGAGTTCCGTCCCACCGGGGAATCACCGCTGAGGTACAACGAGGGGTTCCGGTACGTGTCGTGCCCAACGTGTGGCGGGCGGGCCGAGCGGGAGACCGACACCCTGGACACCTTCGTCGACTCGTCGTGGTACTTCCTGCGCTTCTGCGATCCGTGGTCGGTCGACGTGCCGTTCGACCAGGCCCTGGTTCGACACTGGATGCCGGTCGACCAGTACATCGGCGGCATCACACACGCCATCCTCCACCTGCTCTACGCCCGCTTCTACACGAAGGCCCTCGCCGACCTCGGGCTCGTCCCTCCCGGGCTGCGAGAGCCCTTCGCCCGCCTGTTCAACCAGGGAATGATCCGCTTAGGCGGCAGCGCCATGTCCAAGTCCAAGGGCAACGTCGTGGCGCCGTCGCGCTACCTGGAGACGGTCGGGGCCGACTCCCTGCGCTTGTTCCATCTGTTTGCCGGTCCTGCGGTCGACGACGTCGATTGGAGCGCCCAGACCGACGAGATCATCGAGGGGTGCTCGCGGTTCGTGCACAGGGTCTGGCGTCTCGGGATCGGCGAGCTGCCCGGTCCGGAACCGGTTGACCGCGGGCCGACGGACGCGGATCTCGAGGTGCAGCGGGCCACCCACCGTCTCATCGATCGGGTGACCGACGAGTTTGGGCGTTGGTCGTACAACACGGCCGTCGCCGGGTGCATGGAGTTCACCAACACCCTGTACCAGTACGTGCAGTCCGGATCCCGCGCCGCCACGCTGGCCGACGCCGTCGACACCATGCTGCTTCTGCTGGCGCCGATGACGCCGCACGTCACCGCCGAGCTGTGGGAGCGCAGGCGCGGCGGCCACGTGCACGAGCAGCAGTGGCCGCAGGCCGACCCCGAGCTGGTCCGCCGCCAGGCCGTCACCCTCGTCGTGCAGGTCAACGGCAAGGTACGCGCTCGCATCGAGGTCGACCCCGCTATCGATCAGGCCGAGGCCGAGCGCCTCGCGCTGGCCTCTCCGAGGATCCAGGAGCAACTGGCCGGCGCTGCACCGGTCCGGGTCGTGAGCCGCCCGCCCAAGCTGGTCAACCTGGTGACCGCCTCGGGGTAGCGGAGCGGGCCACTGACGCCGGCGTCACTCGCGAGTAACGCCAGGCCGCTGCTGGGGGTCGAACCCCGGTGACCCAAGCTTGTACCTCCGGGCCCGTCCGACCTCGGACGCGCCCCTCGACGCTACCGACCCGGATCGAGCGAGCGACGGCCCGAGGCGGGACCGTGACGTTCGTCGGGTCGGGCGACCCGGAGCAGGTGAGCTGGGCTGAGCTGCACGAGGACGCTCGGGCCGTGGCGGCCAACCTCCAGCGCCGAGGCATCGGCCTCGGTGACCGGGTCGCCCTGCTGGGCCCGACCTCGAGGCCGCTCGTCACGACCATCCAGGCGGTGTGGCTGGCGGGCGCCACGGTGGTGGTCCTCCCACTACCGATGCGGCTGGGATCCGTCGAGGACTTCGTCGCCCAGACCCGGGCCCGGGTGCGCAGCGCCGACATCGGCCTGACGCTGGTCGACCGCGATCTCGCCGCTTTCCTGGATCCAAATCCGGCGGACCCGCCGCTCGTCCTCCTCGACGAGGTGACGGCCGGGCGCGGTCGGGCGGGCGCTGGCGACCTCGAGCAACCCGCCATCGACCCGGCGTCGCTCGCCATCCTCCAGTTCACCAGCGGATCCACCGCCGACCCCAAGGGCGTGATGCTGCCCCACGCCCAGATCGGCGCCAACATCGACGCCATCGGCGACGCCGCCCACCTCGATGTCGAGCGGGACGTGCTCGTCTCCTGGTTGCCCCTGTACCACGACATGGGCCTCATCGGTCTGTTGATGACCCCGATGACGACGGGCGCCGACCTGGTGCTGGGGGCGCCGCAGGACTTCATGGCCGCCCCCGCCCGCTGGATGCAGTGGATGAGCGACTTCGGGGGCACCGTCACCTGCGGCCCCAACTTCGCCTACGCCCTCGCCGCCCGGGCCCTGCGGCGCCAGAGTGGGTGGGACCTCTCGCCCTGGCGGATCGCGCTGAACGGCGCCGAGCCTGTCGACCCAAAGGCGGTGGACGACTTCTGCGCCGCGGGGGCCCCTCACGGTCTCGACCCCAAGTCGATGTTCTGCGTGTTCGGTATGGCGGAGGCGACTCTCGCCGTGACCTTCCCCGAACCGGGGTCAGGGATGACCACCGACATCGTCGACCGACGGGCGCTCGAGCACGAGGGGTCGGCCGCCCCGGTCGCCGAGGCAGACGAACGCGGGCGCCGGCTGGCTCGCCTGGGGCGGCCCCTCCCCGGGCTGGAGGTCCGCATCGTCGAGCCCACGACCGGAAGTGTCCGAGCGGAGCGGGAGGTCGGGGAGCTGGAGGTCCGGGGGACGTCAGTGACGCCCGGCTACTACCGCCACGCCGAGGCGACGGCCGAGGCGTTCCGGGACGACTGGCTACGCACCGGCGACCTGGGCTACCTGGCCGAGGGTGAGCTGGT includes these proteins:
- the leuS gene encoding leucine--tRNA ligase — protein: MAEAYDVGAVEKKWQERWADDGTYEVNADDPRPAEYVLCMYPYPSGPAHQGHIRNYTFGDLVVRYHTMLGRAVLSPIGFDSFGLPAENAAIRTGVHPRVFTEARIDELKASLKALGAVYDWRRELRSHDPEYIRWNQVIFKRFLESGLAYRDRAPVNWCPGCQTVLANEQVLPDGTCERSGDVVVKRELEQWFFRITAYAQELLDALDDLDWPERVKVMQRNWIGRSEGAEFDLPVEGRSDLSVRVFTTRPDTSFGMTYAVLAPEHPLVDELTVAAQRPAVDELLERVAHSTEIERQSTEGGLEKRGVFTGSSVINPFTGEPVPVYLADYVLASYGTGAIMAVPGEDQRDWEFAQTYGLPIVRTVAPPEGWEGEAYTGDGITINSAWLDGLGVDEAIGAAIEWLEAEGIGARTINFRLRDWLVSRQRYWGCPIPIIYCESCGMVAVPDDQLPVLAPDDVEFRPTGESPLRYNEGFRYVSCPTCGGRAERETDTLDTFVDSSWYFLRFCDPWSVDVPFDQALVRHWMPVDQYIGGITHAILHLLYARFYTKALADLGLVPPGLREPFARLFNQGMIRLGGSAMSKSKGNVVAPSRYLETVGADSLRLFHLFAGPAVDDVDWSAQTDEIIEGCSRFVHRVWRLGIGELPGPEPVDRGPTDADLEVQRATHRLIDRVTDEFGRWSYNTAVAGCMEFTNTLYQYVQSGSRAATLADAVDTMLLLLAPMTPHVTAELWERRRGGHVHEQQWPQADPELVRRQAVTLVVQVNGKVRARIEVDPAIDQAEAERLALASPRIQEQLAGAAPVRVVSRPPKLVNLVTASG
- a CDS encoding fatty acyl-AMP ligase is translated as MTQACTSGPVRPRTRPSTLPTRIERATARGGTVTFVGSGDPEQVSWAELHEDARAVAANLQRRGIGLGDRVALLGPTSRPLVTTIQAVWLAGATVVVLPLPMRLGSVEDFVAQTRARVRSADIGLTLVDRDLAAFLDPNPADPPLVLLDEVTAGRGRAGAGDLEQPAIDPASLAILQFTSGSTADPKGVMLPHAQIGANIDAIGDAAHLDVERDVLVSWLPLYHDMGLIGLLMTPMTTGADLVLGAPQDFMAAPARWMQWMSDFGGTVTCGPNFAYALAARALRRQSGWDLSPWRIALNGAEPVDPKAVDDFCAAGAPHGLDPKSMFCVFGMAEATLAVTFPEPGSGMTTDIVDRRALEHEGSAAPVAEADERGRRLARLGRPLPGLEVRIVEPTTGSVRAEREVGELEVRGTSVTPGYYRHAEATAEAFRDDWLRTGDLGYLAEGELVVCGRIKDVIIIGGRNVYPEDIERAVGTIPGVRQGNVIAFGVEGRKGREALVVVAETRDDDAQAIRQAVATRVRHAVGLSLEEVVLVNPGSLPKTSSGKLQRSLCRSRYLAAELGGA